In the Leptospira limi genome, one interval contains:
- a CDS encoding HEAT repeat domain-containing protein, whose translation MKFQHVLLLVFLWNVSIFSEQDEAFFETQRKRLSSSDIFEIRDAIDRLTFIKSNRGYRDILSALEGTPNFPTSENNAPAVKFYAAKALAKKGDKIAIPVLIKTFQKESASIIEYNPPKVRKISDGVADRHSTSSPYFYEDGEISMVLACGEMLRALGSLPTTESSDQTIKQALTHPNFYIRSSAADAMYESNRKEWITSLAEGLGKEQVPYAKISILSAIVGLERLPNQNFKAVTEMLSHEDPEVRKKASQALRRLDLRIAAPYLEKAILVENHPTVLSQMKEDHSYLLSFRSP comes from the coding sequence ATGAAATTCCAACATGTTCTACTACTTGTCTTTTTATGGAACGTAAGTATATTTTCAGAACAAGATGAGGCCTTTTTTGAGACCCAAAGGAAACGACTCAGCTCTTCCGATATCTTCGAAATTCGTGATGCTATTGACCGTTTAACATTTATTAAATCAAATCGAGGTTATAGGGACATTCTTTCTGCCTTAGAAGGGACACCCAATTTCCCAACGAGTGAGAACAATGCACCCGCTGTGAAATTTTATGCGGCAAAAGCTCTCGCGAAAAAAGGGGACAAAATTGCCATTCCTGTTCTCATCAAAACGTTTCAAAAAGAGTCGGCTTCCATCATCGAATACAACCCTCCCAAAGTAAGAAAAATTAGTGACGGAGTTGCCGATCGTCATTCTACCTCTAGTCCTTATTTTTACGAAGATGGGGAAATTTCCATGGTTTTGGCTTGTGGTGAAATGTTACGTGCGTTAGGTTCACTTCCAACAACGGAATCCTCCGATCAAACTATCAAACAAGCCTTGACTCATCCTAATTTTTATATCAGAAGTTCTGCTGCTGATGCAATGTATGAATCCAATCGTAAGGAGTGGATCACTTCTCTTGCGGAGGGACTAGGGAAAGAACAGGTCCCCTATGCAAAAATCTCCATTTTATCGGCCATAGTAGGATTAGAGCGTTTGCCCAACCAAAATTTTAAAGCGGTGACAGAGATGCTTTCCCATGAGGATCCAGAAGTAAGAAAAAAAGCTTCACAGGCATTACGTCGTTTAGACCTTCGGATTGCAGCACCTTACCTAGAAAAGGCGATTCTAGTTGAAAATCACCCAACTGTTTTATCACAAATGAAAGAAGATCATTCCTATCTACTTTCATTTCGTAGCCCCTAG
- a CDS encoding TlpA family protein disulfide reductase translates to MFAFVFFFSATLGFAYFKARDTNPSIPIEALATTPTEASSWKGHPKVVYFWATWCTVCKAYTPILEANLKFLPKETMFLSVLESEDSEETKEILSHLSSESTYPIYTADYRMLKEWRISAYPTTIFVNANGKVVFADSGILSPIGFWIRSFLLRFF, encoded by the coding sequence GTGTTCGCCTTTGTTTTCTTTTTTTCGGCAACCTTAGGATTTGCTTATTTTAAGGCTAGGGACACAAATCCATCCATTCCGATTGAGGCACTAGCAACAACCCCAACGGAAGCAAGTTCCTGGAAAGGCCACCCCAAGGTGGTCTATTTCTGGGCAACTTGGTGTACGGTATGCAAAGCCTACACACCCATTTTAGAAGCCAATTTAAAATTTTTACCAAAAGAAACTATGTTTTTGTCTGTTTTGGAATCGGAAGATTCTGAAGAGACCAAAGAAATCCTCTCCCACCTTTCTTCTGAATCAACATACCCGATTTACACGGCAGATTACCGAATGTTAAAGGAATGGAGGATTTCTGCTTACCCAACTACAATCTTTGTCAATGCCAATGGAAAAGTTGTTTTTGCAGACTCAGGAATTTTGAGTCCCATTGGATTTTGGATCCGTTCTTTTCTTTTGCGCTTTTTTTAA
- a CDS encoding polyhydroxyalkanoate synthesis regulator DNA-binding domain-containing protein, translating into MKLLKRYANRRLYDPETSSTITLEDVAKMIIGGEEIKVQDNLSGEDITPKILGQTFLKVSLGQRNEDFSNFMLTSLIRETGRDISGLFERLVLGGIGANYLTRERLERIVNSMVELGELKEVDFSLYREDLLRKMASRASEKKEQIQKDLEKFSQSILEEDKATLGDLSEKLKEVAEKLKEN; encoded by the coding sequence ATGAAGCTCCTCAAGCGATACGCAAACCGTAGGCTCTATGATCCAGAAACAAGTTCCACCATCACGTTAGAAGATGTGGCAAAGATGATCATTGGTGGGGAAGAAATCAAAGTCCAAGACAACCTTTCTGGGGAAGACATTACACCCAAAATCCTCGGACAAACATTTTTAAAAGTGAGTCTTGGGCAAAGGAACGAAGATTTTTCAAATTTTATGTTAACTTCTCTCATCCGAGAGACAGGTCGTGATATTTCTGGCCTATTCGAACGTTTGGTTTTAGGTGGGATTGGTGCCAATTACCTGACCCGCGAACGGTTGGAAAGGATTGTCAATTCGATGGTGGAACTCGGGGAATTGAAGGAAGTAGATTTTAGTCTCTACAGAGAAGATTTACTCCGAAAGATGGCATCCCGTGCGAGTGAAAAAAAGGAACAAATCCAAAAGGATTTGGAAAAATTCAGCCAATCCATTTTGGAAGAAGACAAAGCCACTCTTGGCGACTTATCTGAAAAATTAAAAGAAGTCGCAGAAAAATTAAAAGAAAATTAG